CGGGGTCGACGGCGACGACCTCGGTCTCCCGGCGGAGGTCGACGCCGCGCTCGTCGACCTCGCCCGGCGACAGCGACAGGAGATCCGACATGCGGTCGACGTAGCCGGCGACGAAGTACGGCATCCCGCAGTAGGCGTACGAGATCCACCGCCCCTTCTCGAAGACGACGACCTCGCGGTCGGGGGCCTCGCGGCGGAACTTGCTTGCCGCGCTCAACCCCGCCGCGTCGGCACCGACGACCACGAACGGATCGGTCATGACTGGACATCGGCGGGCCGGGTGAAAAAGTCACGCCGCGGGTGCGGTCCGAGCGCGCCGCCGTCGGCGGTCAGTCGCCGTCGCCGTCGGCCAGCCGCGAGAGCGTCTCGCGGGCGTTCGCGACGGCCTTCTCCTTTTTCGCCGGGTACGCCTCGACCTTCGTGCGGACGGTGAGCCCGGGGCCGAGCCGGACGTCCCCGCGGAACGCCGCCTGCTTGTCGAGGCGGAGGAAGAGCGCGCAGTTGTCGTCGACCCGCTCGTCGAGCTCGTCGAGGACGCGGTCGAGGTCCTCCAGCTCGGAGAGCCGGTCGAGCACGTGTCGCATCTCGTCGGCCCGCTCGACGCGCGCCGAGAGCACGACGATCCGGTCCCCGTGATGGCCCACGTTCTCGGCGCGTTCGAGCTCGATGTCCTCAGGGAGGAGGGTGTACAGCGCCTGCTCGACGCGCTTCACGTCCTCGGTGGCGTACGAGAACGCCCGGAGGTCGACGTAGTGGAAGGGGACTTTCGGCATGCGAAAACGAGTGGGGCGGCGTTACTCCTCGCTCTCGACGGCGTCGAGTGCGTCCTCGGGGACGCCCGTCTCCTGGCCGTCCTCGAAGCTGACCGTGTACGTCGCGTCGCCGAACATCGTCTCCATCACCTGCGTGATCGTGCCCGACTCGCCGTCGTACTCGCTGTGTTTGTCGTGGAGCACGACCTCGTCTTCCTTCTCGAAGCTCATGGCGTCTCGTTCCGCCGGGACGGTTAAAAGCGCCCGGATCCGCGCCGACGATCCCGGAGCGCGGCGGTGGGGAGACCGGCTCACGCCACCGCGAGCAGCGCCGCGCCGAACGCCACCATCAGCGCCAGCCCCACCGCGAGCCAGACGACGACGCTGTCGACGGCGAGCGCGAGCGCGACGCCCGCGGCGACCGCGAGGAACCCGAGGACCGCGCCGGCGACGCCGCCGCGTCGGACGAGGCGGTCGAGCGCGTTCACGGCGCGCTGCGCAGGCGGGGGATCCGGGCTGCGCTCCGGGGGCGCGGAGAGGGTCTCGTCGACGGCGACCGGCTCGTCGGGAGTTTCGTCCGACGGCTCGATCCTGACGTCGACGTAGCGCGTGTTCGACCCGTAGCCGGTGACGATCTTCAGTTTCCCGCGGACCGGCTCGTCGACGTCGGCGATCGAGACGTGAACGTGGCGGGTCCCCTCGTCGGCGACGAAGTGGTTGACCTCGTCGACCGCGGTCACCCGGTCGAGTTCGTCGTCGAAGTGGAGGTGGACGTGCGTCGAGCGCCCGGCGTTGTCGAGCACGACCGGAAACGGCCCGTCCGTCGCGAACGCGTCCGGCGCGTCGATGTCGTGGACCGCCTCCCCGTTCAGTTCGACGTCGAGTGTCGGCACGGTGGAGACCACGACCCCGTATTAGAAAAAGATTCACACGGGCGAGGGGTTCGCCGCCGGCGTCTCGACCGGGGGCGTCCCGGCGGCGACCGCCCGAACCGGACGCTACGCCGCCGCCTCCTCGCGCATGTCCGGCGGGAGGAGGTTCGGGATCCCGTCTTCGATCGGATAGGTCTCGCCGCACTCCGTACAGGTGAGCGTGCCGGCGAGGACCTCGTCGTCGTCCTCGTCGTCGACGTCGAGGTCGAGGGCCGCCTTGTCGAGCGGGCAGCAGATCACGTCCATCAGGGATTCCTTCATACCGCTCGATTGGATCGGACCGATAAAAAAGCGTGCGGGTCGCGGTCGCGGAAGGGAACGGGAGCGGCGCGCGACGGACCGCGGATAGCAACGTCTTTTGGGGCGCGCCTCGGCTCACGTCACATGGGAATCCCCGCGGAGCGGATCGAGCGGCTGTTCGCGCTCGCCCGCGAGGCGGTCGTCGACGACGAGTACGACCGCGCCCGCCGGTACGTCGCCCGCGCCCGCCGGATCGCCGAGCGGAACCGCTGCGGCGTGCCGTCGGAGCTCTCTCGACGCGCCTGCGACGACTGCGCCGTCTACCTCCGACCCGGGAAGACGAGCCGCGTACGGACGCGGTCCGGCCGCGTGGTCGTCCGGTGTCTGGAGTGCGGGTCGACGGCGCGGTATCCGTACGACGGGGAGTGAGCGGGCCCGGCGACGAAGTTACTCGCCGCGCTCTCGCAGTTCCGTGAGGACGGAGACCGTCCCGTCCATGAACCCCTCGTCGAGGACCGTCCCGGCCGCCTCGCGGGCCGCGGCGTCCGCGTTGGCGACCGCGTACGACTCGCCGGCGACGCCGAACGTCGAGACGTCGTTCTCGCTGTCGCCGACCGCGACGAAGGCGGCGGGGTCGAGCCCGAGGGCGTCGGCGACGACTTCGAGCGCCCGGCCCTTGCTCACGCCGACCGACTTGACGTGGTAGGCGTAGCCGGTGTCGACGACCTCCACGTCGCCGCCCGCGGCCGCCGCGACCTCGCGTAAGAGCGACTCGTCGGCGTCCGGCGACAGCGCGACCTCCGTCTCGCGCCACCGGTTCACCGTGTCGCCGTCGCCCCAGCCGACCTCGCCGCCGCGCTCGCGGAACGCCTCGACGACGGCCCGCGCCGCGTCCGGGTCGCCCACCGTCGTCGTCTCGCCGTCGACGTACGCGACGCCGCCGTTCTCCGCGATCACCGTCTCCTCGCGGCCGAGGAAGTGCGCCAGCGCGACCGGGTACGGGAACGCCTTCCCGGTGGCGAACACGACCGGGGCCTCCCACCCGGGCAACAGCTCGAAGACTCGCGGGTCGATCCGACCGGTCGGCGTCGTCAGCGTGCCGTCGATGTCGAGCGCGAGGGGCGGAACCATACCGGGAGTCGGCGCTTCGTCGGCAACTGTCTTCCGTTCGATAGAAGGGTGAGCCGCTCCGCCGCGAGTCCCGACGAGCGCGTCTGGTCGGCCGGTCCGGACCGACCTATCCGGTCCGGGTGCGCCGGTCGAACAGCTCCCGGAAGACGACGGTCGGGAACAGCGGCACGAGCCGGCTCGGGGGGCGTCCCTTGCCGTCGCTCCGGTGGACGGTGACGCGTTCGAGCAGGCCGGCGTCGGCCAGCTCGTAGAGGACGCGGCGCACCGTCGACGCCGAGAGGTCGACGCCGGGACGCGCGGCGATCGCCTCCGTGGCCACGCCGACCGTCGACCGCTCCTCCTGCGAGAGGCCGGCGAGCTCGTAGAGGAGCCGCTGGCGGCTCTCGGGGAGCGCGAGGACGCGGCCAAGCGCGACGCAGGGGCGCGGCACGCCCTCGATCCCGGCGTCGACGTCGGCCGATCGGACCGTCGACGCGCCCGCTCGCTCCGCGCTGACCGCCGCCCCCATCACGGCCGCGAGCGCGTCGTGGGCGTCCCCCGCGGCCCACTCGACGATGTCGCGTATCTGGTCGTGCGAGAGCGCGTCGCGGCCGAGACCGGTCGAACACCGGCTCGTCAACAGCTCGACGAGGACGTGCCGGCGGTACTTCCCGAACTCGACCGTCGTCTCCGGCTCCCAGTCGATCGCGTCCGGCGGGTCGCGACCGATACACGCCGGCACGAGCCGCTCACCGACCGCTTCGAGCCAGTCGATGAGCGTCGTCGCCGGCGGCGTCTCGACCTCGTCGGTGTGGTCGACGGCGACGACGAGGTCCGGCCCGGTTCGCATCGCGTCGCGCAGCGACTCGGCCAGTTCCTCGGTGCCGATCCCGTGGTCCGGGACCGGCTCGTCGCTCATCGCGGCCAGCATCGCGTGGTAGAGTCGGAACTGAGTCGAGGCGCGGCGGGCGTCGACGTAGACGAATCCGGGGATCGTCGGCTCGACCGCCCGCGTCGTCGTCTGGATGGCCTGCCGAGGGCCGCTGTGGGTCGCGAGGCGGTCGAACAGCGCCGAGACGACCGCCGACTTCCCGCTCCCCTTCGGCCCGTACACGTAGACGCTCGGCGGGAGCGACCCGGAGAACGCGGGTTCGAACACGTCGAGCAGGCGCTCTATCGCCGGCCCGCGGCCGACCGGAGACTCGGTGTGCGCGACGGGCGAGACGGCCTCGAAGTCCGCGAGGACGCTCAGGCCCGTGTCGTAGCCGAGCCGTCGCTCGATCCGGTCGTCGATGTTCACGGCTGATCCTCCGGGATAGCCGAACAAAACTGGCACGGAGCGGAGCCGGTTCGGTGCGGGTCGCCGTCGGTGACGCGCGCGGCGGCACCCCGGCGACGGCTGTCGCTCGAAGCGCGAGCGCGGCGTCGGTCGCGTGTCCGGTCTGGTCTCATTGGATCCGGCGGCTTGGTCGGAGGGTGGTTTCGCGTGAGAAGCGCCTCGAACGCGACGGGGCCGACGCGGCGTCGGCTCCCGCGCGCGGGCTTAGAGGTACCCGGCGTTCGGCAGGACGCCGAGGATGGCGAGGACGCCCACGCCGAGCATCATGATCGCGATGGCCATCGCCGGCGGGTCCACGTGGGTCCCGGAGTGCGAGTAGAACAGGCGCTGGGTGACCTCACCGATGAGGCCGCTGAGCGCGCCGAACGCGCCGGCCGCGAGCAGCGCGACGACGCTGCCCGCGACGGGCGCGACGACGACCGCGCCCGTCGCGCCGAGCAGCGTGATGTGGTGGGTCACCGGGATCTTCTCGACGCCGAGGTTCAAGAACAGCAGGCTCATCGCCGAGATGCCGTACCCGAGGAAGATGCTCCCCGTCTGGAGCCAGATGTACCCCCCGAGGATCCCGCCAACGAGACCGATCGTCGTCACGCCCGCCCACTCGTACTGGTGCGGGAGCCACGGCTCGGTCGCCGGCCGGCCGGCGTGTTCGCCGTCCGCGTCGGCCTGTGGGTGGTCCTCGCCGCGCTCGAACGGCGACATGTCGAGGAAGCCGTCGCCCGCGGGCTTCCCGACGATCGGGTAGCCGAAGACGGGCCGCGCGAGGAACGCCGTCGCGAACACGGACACCGCGATGAAGTCGGTTGGCGGCGTTATCTCCAGCACGTTGAGGAAGAGCCCGTTGGCGAGTTGGGTGAACAGCATCCCGATGACGCCGAATATCGCGCCGACCGCGAGGATGTCCGTCTTCGTCCCGAACGCGTACGTGATGTCCTTCCCGAAGTGGTACCCGCCGTCCGCGGGGTTCATTTCGGGGTACTTCTTGCCGGCGTACGCCGAGGCGGCCACGCCGCCCGCGAACGCGATGTGCGGGCCGGTGATCGCCCCGAAGCCGATGACGCCGGTGATCCCGACGGCGAGTTCGCCGGCGGGCACCGCGTCGAGCTGGCCGATCTGGCTCTGGAGGATGTTCAGTCCCTCGCCGAGGAACACGACGAAGCCGGTGAAGATGAACGACGGCAGCGCGCCGAGCGCGGCACCGAACGCCCCGCCCGCCAGCGCGGTGATCAGGAGCAGCAGGAACTGCTCGACCTCCATCCCGATCACCGGGACCTGCAGCAGGAGGCCGCTCATCTACTCGTCCTCCTCGTCGACCGCCCAGTCTTTCGACCGCTCGACGGCGTCGTCCCAGCGGCTGTACAGCTTGTCGACCTCGGCCTGGTCCTTCTCGGGGGTGAACTCGCGGTCGACCTGCCAGTTGTCGCGGAGCTCGTCGACGTTGTCCCAGTAGCCGACGGCGAGGCCGGCGGCGTAGGCACTACCGAGCGCGGTGGTCTCGTCGACCTCCGGCCGCGCGATGTCCGTCTGGATGATGTCGGACTGGAGCTGACAGAGGAAGTTGTTCTTGACCGCGCCGCCGTCGACGCGGAGCGTCGTCGTCTCCACGCCGGAGTCGGCCTCCATGGCCTCGGCGATGTCGCGGGTCTGGTACGCAATCGATTCGAGCGTCGCGCGGACGATGTGCTCCTTGCTCGTGCCCCGGGTCATCCCGACGATGGTCCCGCGGGCGCGGCCGTCCCAGTGCGGCGCGCCGAGCCCGGTGAACGCCGGGACCATGTAGACGCCGTCGGTCGAGTCGACCGACCGCGCCAGCTCCGCGGTCTGGGCCGCGTTGTTGATCAGGTCGACGTCTTCGAGCCACTCGATGGCGGCCCCGGTGATGAAGATGGAGCCCTCCAGCGCGTACTGGACCGGCTCGCCGGACATCTGGAACCCGACCGTCGTCAGCAGCCCGTGGTCGGACTTGACGGCCTCGTTGCCCGTGTTCATCAGGTAGAACGAACCGGTGCCGTAGGTGTTCTTCGCGTCGCCCTCGTCGAAGCAGGTCTGCCCGAACAGGGCGGCCTGCTGGTCGCCGAGCGCGCCCGCGACCGGGATCTCCTCGCCGAGGAAGCCGTCGGCGTCCGTGTGGCCGTAGTACTCCTCGTCGGAGGAGGGGCGCACCTCGGGCACCATCTCCCTCGGAACGTCGAACTCGTCCAAGAGCTCGTCGTCCCACTCCATCTCCCGGATGTTGTACAGCATCGTCCGGGAGGCGTTGGTCACGTCCGTGATGTGGTTGCCCGTCAGGTTATAGATGAGCCACGCGTCGATGGTGCCCATCACGAGTTCGCCCGCGCGGGCCCGGTCGCGGAGGTCGCCGCCGCGAGAGCTCTGCATCTTGAGCGGCTCGGCGTTGTCGAGGATCCACTCGGTCTTGGTCGCGGAGAAGTACGCGTCGGCCTCGAGGCCGGTCTTCTCGCGGATCTCCTCGACTTTGTCGGCCTCCTGAAGCTCCTCGACGCGGTCGGTCGTCCGGCGGTCCTGCCACACCAAGGCGTTGTGGACGGGACGGCCGGAGTCTTTGTCCCAGACGATCGTCGTCTCGCGCTGGTTGGTGATCCCGATCGCTTCGAGCTGATCGGCGTCGAGCCCCGCGTCGGCGAGCCCGTCGAGGACCACCTGCTGGGTGTTCTCCCAGATCTCCATCGGGTCGTGCTCGACCCAGCCCGGGTTCGGGTAGATCTGTTCGTGCTGTTCGTAGGCGTTCGCGACGACCTGGCCCTCGTGGTCGAACACCATGAATCGGGTGCCGGTCGTCCCCTGGTCTATCGCACCGACGTACTGTGTCATGTTGTGGATCCCTCCTGTGGCGCTGGTCCGCGCGCGGCGGTGACCGGGTCGCGCTCGCCGTCGAGGGCGACCCCGGTGTCGCGTTCGCTGCCGCGCCGCGCGCCCGCCGAGTCAGGCCCGTCCGGAGCCGACTCGAGGCGGCCGCGAGGCGTTTCGAACCCGCCGCGACATATCTTCACGGAAGCTACCACGCCGGTCGTGAACATAATGTACTACCATAATAATGTTCCTGTTAAAATCCGAACCTCGGCCCGAGTGAAAAAGATTGATATATAAACGCACCGGCAGAGACAGCGATTACACTACTTGAATGTCCCTGATAGTTATGGGTGGGACGCCTCGGGAGGTAAAGTAAAGTGGTCGTGGTCCAAGGGCCTCCCATGGACAGACAAGTGGACGTCGTCGTCGTCGGTGGGGGGTCGACGGGGTGCGGCGTCGTCAGGGACCTGGCGCGACGGGGACTCGACACGGTTCTCGTCGAGAAGGGGAACCTGACGCACGGAACGACCGGCCGAATGCACGGCCTCCTCCACAGCGGGGGTCGGTACGCGGTCTCGGACCAGAAGAGCGCGGAGGAGTGTATCGAGGAGAACATGGTCCTCCGGGACATCGCGGCCCACTGCGTCGAGGAGACCGGCGGGCTGTTCGTCAAGCGGCCCGAGGACTCGGAGGAGTACTTCCAGGAGAAGCTGGAGGGGTGTCGAGCCTGCGACATCCCCGTCGAAGTGATCGACGGCGAGGAGGCGCGGCGGCGCGAGCCGTACCTCGCGCGCGACATCGAGAAGGCGATCGCCTTACCCGACGGCGCGGTCGACCCCTTCCGGCTCTGCGTCTCGAACGCCGCGGACGCCCGCGAACACGGCGCGCGGGTCGAGACCCACGCACCGGTGACGGACGTGCTCGTCGAGGACGGCGAGGTCGTCGGCGTCGAGATCGAACACGAGACCGGGCCGGGCAAGCGGGTCCACCGCGAGCCGGGCACCACCGAGGAGATCCGCGCGCGCCACGTCGTCAACGCGACCGGCGCGTGGGCCGGCAACGTCGGCGAGATGGCCGGCGTCGACGTGGAGGTCCGCCCCTCGAAGGGCGTGATGACGGTGATGAACACCCGGCAGGTCGACACCGTGATCAACCGCTGCCGGCCGAAGGGCGACGCCGACATCATCGTCCCGCACGAGACTGCCTGTATCCTCGGCACCACCGACGAGGAGGTCGACGACCCCGAGGACTACCCCGAGGAGGACTGGGAGGTCGACCTGATGATCGAGACGCTCTCGGAGCTGGTCCCGGCGCTCGAAGACGCCCGGACGCTCCGCTCCTTCTGGGGCGTGCGGCCCCTCTACGAGCCGCCGGGGACGGGCACCGAGGACCCGACGGACATCACGCGGGACTACTTCCTCCTCGATCACGGCGACCGCGACGACCTGCCGGGGATGACGACCATCGTCGGCGGGAAGCTCACCACCTACCGGATGATGGCCGAGTCCATCTCCGACCACGTCTGCGAGGCGCTCGGCCACGAGGCGACCTGCGACACGGCCGACGCGCCGCTCCCGGGGTCGGAGAGCCCGGCGCGGATGGAGGAGCTGATGGACGAGTTCGGCCTCCGGTCGCCGGTCGCCCGCCGCTCCGGTCAGCGGCTCGGCTCCCGGGCGGACGACGTGCTCGGCGAGTCCGACCCGAACCCGATCGTCTGTAACTGCGAGAGCGTCACCCGCGCGGAGGTTCAGGACGCAGTCGACGAGGCGGGCTCCGACCTCAACGCGGTCCGCCTGCGGACCCGCGCCTCGATGGGGAACTGTCAGGGCGGCTTCTGTACGCACCGGATCGCGTCGGAGCTGGCGCAGGAGTACCCCGAGCCGGTGGTCCGCGACGCGGAGGACGAGCTGTACCAGGAGCGCTGGAAGGGTCAGCGGCACGCGCTGTGGGGCGAACAGCTCTCGCAGGCGATGCTGAACCACATGCTCCACGCGACCACGATGAACCGCGACGGCGACCCGGCGAACCTCGACGAGGCGGTCGACTTCGGCGCGTTCGACGGCGGGAAGGGGTCGCCGGATACCGGGACCGGGAGCGACGCCGGAGCCGCGGCCACCGACGGGGGTCGCGCAAACGACGACGCGGCCACCGACGGGGGTCGCGCAAACGACGACGCGAGCGCCGACGGGGGACGCTGATGGCCATAAACAGCGACGTCCTCGTGGTCGGCGGCGGGCTCGCCGCGGTGACCGCGGCGGTCTCGGCCGCCCGCGAGGGCTCTGACGTGCGGCTCGTCTCCCACAAGGCCAGCACCCTGCGGCAGGCCTCCGGGCTGATCGACGCGCTCGGCTACGTGCCGGCGACGGAGCCGGCGAAGCCGCTCCGCGACGGGCCGCCGACCGCGGGCCGGGAGCTGGACCGCGACGAGTGGCCGGACCCGGAGGGACCGCTCGCGGACCCGTTCGAGGGGATCGGCCGGCTGCCCGAGTCGCACCCGTACCGGATCGCGGGGAGCGACGCGCTCCGCGACGGGCTCGACCTGTTCGACGACCTGACCGGCGACGCGTACCGGGGCGGCCACACCGACCGCAACGCCCTCGTGCCGACGTTCGGCGGCGCGGTGAAGCCGACGGCGCGGTACCCGGCGGCCGCCGAGGCCGGCCTCGCGAGCGACGACCGGCCCGCGCTGATCGTCGGGTTCCGGTCGCTGACGGAGTACGACGCGCGGGCCTTCGCGGGACGCTTGGAGGCCGCGGGCGTGCCGTTCGACGTGGCGGGGGCCGAGGTCGAGTTCGCGGAGGCGTTCCGCGCCGACGCGAAGATCACCCGCGTCGCGAAGGCCCTCGACCACGACGAGGAAATCGACGGCGTCCCCGCCCGCGAGGCGCTCGCGAAGGCGGTCGCGCCCCACCTCCACGACGTGGTCGACGGGTCGGGCGGCGTCGACCGCGTCGAGCGCGTCGGCTTCCCGGCGTTCCTCGGCGACGACCGCGGCGGCGAGGTCCGCGCCGAACTCGCGGAGCGGCTCGGCGCGGACGTGTTCGAGATCCCGATGGGGCCGCCGAGCCTTCCCGGACTCCGCTTGGAAGACCGGCTCTTCGACGCGCTCGACGCCGAGGGCGTCCGGTTCGAGACCGGCAATCCCGTGGTCGGCGTCGAGTCCGCCACCGACGGCCGCGTCGAGACCGTCGCGGTCGACCGGAAGGGCCGGACCGCACCGTACGGTGCCGACGCGTTCGTGCTGGCGACCGGCGGGCTCGTCGGGAAGGGGCTCGACTCCGACCGCGAGGGGGTCCGCGAGCCGGTGTTCGACTGCCACGTCGACCAGCCGGCGGACCGGTACGAGTGGTTCGTCGACGACGCGTTCGGCGATCAGCCGTACGCGCGGTTCGGGGTGCGGCCCGACGAGCGGATGCGGCCCGTGGACGGCGGCGGGGCGGTACAGTACGAGAACGTGTTCGCGGCCGGCGGCGTCGTCGGCGGCGCGGACGCGGCGAGAGAGAAGTCCGCGAGCGGGGTGTCGCTCGCGACCGGCATCGTGGCCGGGCGGCAGGCGGCGACGGAGGCGACCCAATGACACGACACACGGACGACGACGGGAGTGCGGAGGAGTCGAGCGAGGACGACCGCGGCGACGGACGCGACCGCGGCGAGCCGACGCCGGGCGTGCCGGAGGCCGGCCGAGACGAGCAGCCGTCGATATTCGTCCCCGACGACGGGGAGATACCGGAAGACGACGCGATCGGGGCGCGGGACTCGGAGGCCGCCGCGGGCGCGGACGACGCCGCGACGCGCGCCGCCACCGACGGCGGCGTCGAGAGCGCGACCGGCGGGACCGACTCGACCGACCTCGACCCGGACGCGTACGACCCAGTCGACGTGTTCCCCGGCGGCGACCTCGACCTCCGCGAGGGGGCCGACTCCTGTTACAAGTGCACGAGTTGCGACACCTCCTGTCCGGTCGCGGAGGTCGACGACGAGTTCCCCGGCCCGAAGTTCCAGGGGCCGGAGCAGTGGCGGCTCAAGCGGAAGGGGGACCACGACATCGACGAGTCGATCACCTCCTGTTCGAACTGTATGCGGTGTGACGACGCCTGTCCGTCCTCCGTGCCGCTCTCGCAGATGCACAACGAGGCGCGCGGGCAGTTCGTCGAGCGCCAGATGGAGAAGCTCTCGGTCGAGTACGTCCGGAACCGCCTGCTGGCGAACTACCGCACGTCGGCGCGGCTCGCGAGCATGTTCCCGCGGACGGCCTCGTTCGCGATGAACTTCGGGCCGGCGCGGTGGGCGATGGAGAAGGTGATGGGGATCCCCAAGGAGCGCGACTTCCCCGAGTTCGCCACGGAGACGTTCCGCGAGTGGTGGAAGGCGCGCGGCGGCGCGAAGGTGGAGAACCCGGACAAGCGCGTGGCGTACTTCCACGGCTGCTACTCCAACTACAACACCCCCGAGGTCGGCAAGGCGATGGTCCGCGTCTACGAGCACTTCGGCTACGAGGTGATGGTGCCCCCGCAGAAGTGCTCGGGGACGCCGATGTTCGCGAACGGCATGCTGGACGACGCTCGGCGACACGCCGAGACGAACGTCGAGAACCTCGTCGAGGCCATCGGCGAGGGCGCGGACGTGATCGCCTCCTGTACCTCCTGTTCGATGTCGCTGCGGCAGGAGTACCCCGAACTGTTCGACCTCCACGGGATCGATGACCTGGCGGAACACACCTTCGAGGCGATGGAGTACCTCCGCATCCACGAGGACCTCGAAGGCGAACTCGACGCGGCCGGCGGGCCCGACGAGGAGCGCGAACTCGCGTACCACGCGCCGTGTCACGCCCGGAATCAGGGGCTCGCGCGGCAGGCCGTCGAGACGTTCCGCGACGTCGACGGCGTCACCGTGGAGGACGTCGGCGACTCCTGTTCGGGGATCTCCGGCACGTACGGCTGGAAGGAGGAGAAGTACGAGAAGTCGATGGAGATCGGCGAGGAGATGTTCGAGCACATGGAGGACGCCGAAGGCGACGTGGGGATGACCGAGTGTCCGACCTGCGCGATGCAGATGGAACACGGCACTGGCTACGAGATCGAACACCCACTCCAGCTGCTGGAGGACTCGCTGGGCGCGTAGGCGCGTCCGACCGACCGGTTCGGACGGGTCGTCGCCGGGAGAACTCGTTCTCAGGCGCGATAACTGCGCGGGAATCCTTATGCGTCGAGCTCGTTCAGTACGGTTTACGTGACTCTCGAACAGTTTCTCGATCGCTTCGACGGGCCCGAGCGCTCCGTGGTCGTCGTCAACCGAACCGACCCGGACCCAGTGTTGAACATGCTCGTGGACACCTTCGGCGACGATGTAATGCGAGTGGTCGACGGCCGCGTGACCGACGGCGCGGGCGACGGCCGCGTAACCGACGGGACCGGACCCGTCGACGCGAGCCGGAACGTCGGCCTGACGCCCGAGGAGCTGACCGGCTACGCCGGTGTCGACGGGGACGACGAGGTCGTTCCCTCGCTCGACGTGGAGGTGCTCCGCCGGCGCGACGACATCCCCTTCGACGGCGGTACCCCGGACGACATCGAGAACCTCGTCCTGCTGATGGAGAACGAGGAGGTGGTCGCCGGCTCGACGCTCAGCGAACTGGGCGACGCGGTGCTGTTCGTCAACTCCGACCTGTACACCACGGGGAGCCGGTCGCTGGACGACGTGGACCTCCCTTCGGTGATAAGCGGCCTCAACGACGCGACGTTCACGCTCCGCGGGTATCCGGAGTCCAACCGCCAGAAGCTCCTCCTCATCACCATCTCTCGGTTCATCGAGCGGGCGGCGTGGACCGCCGGCGACGGCACGCTCCGCTCGTCGTTCCAGCGGCTCTCGCGCATCGACGACGAGGTCGGCACGCGGGCCGTCTACGAGCGCATCGCCGACACCGGCGTCGACACGCACCTCTACGGGGTCCCGGACGACCTCCCGGAAGACCTCGACGCGGTGATCCACGCCGGCGAGGACCCGGACTTCACCGACAGCTGGTTCGTCGTGTACCGACCGCCGGAGGGGCCGCACACGGCCGAGAGCGACCCGAAAAGCGACCTCAAACGGGGAATCGAGGGCGGCGTCGGACTCCTCGCGGTCGAGGCGGAGCCCCGGGTCTGGCGCGGCCTCTGGACGTTCGACGCGGACCGGGTCTCCCG
This genomic stretch from Halorubrum hochsteinianum harbors:
- the glpB gene encoding glycerol-3-phosphate dehydrogenase subunit GlpB, encoding MAINSDVLVVGGGLAAVTAAVSAAREGSDVRLVSHKASTLRQASGLIDALGYVPATEPAKPLRDGPPTAGRELDRDEWPDPEGPLADPFEGIGRLPESHPYRIAGSDALRDGLDLFDDLTGDAYRGGHTDRNALVPTFGGAVKPTARYPAAAEAGLASDDRPALIVGFRSLTEYDARAFAGRLEAAGVPFDVAGAEVEFAEAFRADAKITRVAKALDHDEEIDGVPAREALAKAVAPHLHDVVDGSGGVDRVERVGFPAFLGDDRGGEVRAELAERLGADVFEIPMGPPSLPGLRLEDRLFDALDAEGVRFETGNPVVGVESATDGRVETVAVDRKGRTAPYGADAFVLATGGLVGKGLDSDREGVREPVFDCHVDQPADRYEWFVDDAFGDQPYARFGVRPDERMRPVDGGGAVQYENVFAAGGVVGGADAAREKSASGVSLATGIVAGRQAATEATQ
- a CDS encoding anaerobic glycerol-3-phosphate dehydrogenase subunit C encodes the protein MTRHTDDDGSAEESSEDDRGDGRDRGEPTPGVPEAGRDEQPSIFVPDDGEIPEDDAIGARDSEAAAGADDAATRAATDGGVESATGGTDSTDLDPDAYDPVDVFPGGDLDLREGADSCYKCTSCDTSCPVAEVDDEFPGPKFQGPEQWRLKRKGDHDIDESITSCSNCMRCDDACPSSVPLSQMHNEARGQFVERQMEKLSVEYVRNRLLANYRTSARLASMFPRTASFAMNFGPARWAMEKVMGIPKERDFPEFATETFREWWKARGGAKVENPDKRVAYFHGCYSNYNTPEVGKAMVRVYEHFGYEVMVPPQKCSGTPMFANGMLDDARRHAETNVENLVEAIGEGADVIASCTSCSMSLRQEYPELFDLHGIDDLAEHTFEAMEYLRIHEDLEGELDAAGGPDEERELAYHAPCHARNQGLARQAVETFRDVDGVTVEDVGDSCSGISGTYGWKEEKYEKSMEIGEEMFEHMEDAEGDVGMTECPTCAMQMEHGTGYEIEHPLQLLEDSLGA